In Anaerolineales bacterium, one DNA window encodes the following:
- a CDS encoding SCP2 sterol-binding domain-containing protein encodes MALTIETLMSKMPGAFIPEKAAGLDAVIQFKFTGTEAGEWYAVIKDGKVTVEKGEHATPKMTLTADSSDYVKIFTGEIDGMKAFMEGKLKLAGDLNLAMKLTQMFKIK; translated from the coding sequence ATGGCTCTAACAATCGAAACCCTCATGTCCAAAATGCCCGGCGCATTCATCCCCGAAAAAGCCGCAGGCTTGGATGCAGTCATCCAGTTCAAGTTCACTGGCACAGAAGCGGGCGAGTGGTACGCTGTCATCAAGGATGGCAAAGTGACCGTGGAGAAAGGCGAACACGCGACACCCAAAATGACCCTGACCGCCGATTCCAGCGATTACGTCAAGATTTTCACAGGCGAGATCGACGGGATGAAGGCGTTCATGGAAGGCAAATTGAAGCTTGCAGGTGACCTGAATCTCGCGATGAAGTTGACCCAGATGTTCAAAATCAAATAA
- a CDS encoding SAM-dependent chlorinase/fluorinase has translation MSVISLTTDFGLRNGFVGVLKGVIYGIAPDVTIVDVSHAVAAQDVREGALVLWRTYSFFPKDTVHVYVVDPGVGTKRRAIAARLGEYYFVGPDNGFLTPMLEDAVQSKRSVEFVHLDKPTYWLPKVSRTFHGRDIFSPVAAHLANGAPLQDLGSSIDDPVRIEMLHPEKTSTGWKAHVTMVDIFGNLSTDLPAHLFQGRTDILFRLQGVVIHGIVESYGHRAVGELVALVDSEDYIELAEVNGSAAKRLNAKIGDVVEVLVSE, from the coding sequence ATGTCCGTAATTTCATTGACCACCGATTTTGGGCTTCGCAATGGATTTGTTGGCGTTCTTAAGGGTGTCATATACGGCATTGCGCCGGATGTAACAATAGTGGACGTGAGCCATGCTGTCGCGGCGCAGGATGTTCGTGAGGGCGCATTGGTGCTCTGGCGTACATATTCGTTTTTCCCAAAAGACACGGTACATGTTTATGTGGTGGATCCCGGTGTTGGGACAAAGCGGCGTGCCATTGCGGCACGTCTGGGTGAATATTATTTTGTTGGTCCAGATAACGGTTTCCTCACGCCTATGTTGGAGGATGCCGTGCAGTCAAAGAGATCGGTTGAGTTCGTACATCTTGATAAGCCTACATACTGGCTGCCGAAAGTCAGCCGTACGTTTCATGGGCGTGATATTTTTTCCCCCGTTGCTGCACATCTTGCAAATGGTGCACCATTGCAAGATCTCGGCTCTTCGATTGACGACCCCGTCCGTATTGAAATGCTGCACCCTGAAAAGACATCCACTGGATGGAAGGCGCATGTTACGATGGTGGACATTTTTGGAAACCTCAGCACGGATCTGCCCGCCCACCTGTTTCAGGGGCGGACGGATATCCTGTTCCGCCTTCAAGGAGTGGTGATCCACGGGATCGTTGAATCCTATGGACATCGCGCTGTTGGCGAGCTTGTCGCTTTGGTGGATAGTGAAGATTATATTGAACTTGCGGAAGTGAATGGCAGTGCGGCGAAACGTCTGAACGCCAAAATTGGTGACGTGGTGGAAGTTCTGGTTTCAGAGTAA
- a CDS encoding ABC transporter ATP-binding protein has product MSTLPLVIENLSFKYRTRPELAIEDISFELKQGELLLIAGSSGCGKTTLARCINGLIPRSYRGERKGKALLYGRDVAEMQIAEMAQMVGTLLQDPERQIVASNVFNEIAFGPENLGMPREEIIERVDRVMKRLNLEYLLERETFNLSGGEKQKVALAGVLTMNPSILLLDEPLASLDPASAHEALQVFRSLADEGKTVILVEHRVEDALETNPDRLLYMEDGRIKYLGPIRDLPRSIDHRQVKLPAPWVVQRVKAMEIPSAAPKQRVADRDESMIVFEDVDFRYGEEYPWILQNVNLTIYRGDLIALLGPNGAGKSTLVKHAIGLLKPTRGRVLVEGQDTRKMSVAQIARVLGYVFQSPTHMLYAPTVREELEFGPKNLNFELSQIDKSVDESLSTVNLKGLEEYPPLGLSFGQQKRTTIAAVLAMRSKILIMDEPTAGQDFANYTRFMEALCSSSNGAQSILSAHFDSTLFITHDLDLAVTYANRVLLFGDKHIVADGAPEEVLKDIDVLLKYRVRPTSLLRLNLELLPQTGGFLPAESLAGFAS; this is encoded by the coding sequence ATGTCAACATTACCCCTTGTCATTGAAAACCTTTCCTTCAAATACCGCACTCGCCCTGAACTTGCAATCGAAGACATTTCCTTCGAACTCAAGCAGGGCGAGTTGTTGCTGATAGCCGGTTCCAGCGGATGTGGCAAGACCACACTGGCGCGCTGTATTAATGGGTTGATCCCGCGAAGTTATCGCGGTGAGCGCAAGGGCAAAGCATTATTGTATGGCAGGGATGTTGCCGAAATGCAGATCGCAGAAATGGCGCAGATGGTGGGGACGCTCCTGCAGGATCCTGAACGGCAGATTGTGGCAAGCAACGTCTTCAATGAGATCGCATTCGGTCCTGAAAATCTCGGTATGCCGCGTGAAGAGATCATTGAACGCGTGGACAGGGTGATGAAACGCCTCAATCTCGAATATCTACTCGAACGGGAGACTTTTAATTTATCGGGCGGCGAAAAACAGAAGGTGGCATTGGCGGGCGTGTTGACCATGAACCCATCCATTTTGCTGCTGGATGAGCCGCTTGCATCACTAGACCCCGCTTCGGCACATGAGGCGCTGCAGGTATTTCGAAGTCTGGCGGACGAGGGGAAGACGGTTATTTTGGTGGAGCATCGCGTGGAGGATGCGCTCGAAACGAATCCAGACCGCCTGCTTTACATGGAAGACGGGCGCATCAAGTATCTCGGTCCGATTCGCGATCTGCCTCGGTCAATTGACCACCGGCAGGTAAAGTTGCCCGCCCCATGGGTGGTGCAGAGAGTCAAAGCAATGGAGATTCCTTCGGCGGCTCCCAAGCAGCGGGTAGCGGATAGAGACGAGTCAATGATCGTTTTCGAAGATGTGGATTTTCGTTACGGCGAGGAATATCCCTGGATCCTGCAAAATGTGAATCTTACGATTTATCGTGGTGATTTGATCGCCCTGCTGGGTCCGAACGGTGCGGGAAAATCCACACTGGTAAAACATGCGATCGGTTTGCTGAAGCCCACGCGTGGTCGCGTACTTGTCGAGGGGCAGGATACCCGTAAGATGAGCGTTGCGCAGATTGCGCGCGTGCTTGGTTATGTTTTCCAAAGCCCGACACACATGCTTTATGCGCCGACCGTGCGTGAAGAGCTTGAATTTGGCCCGAAAAATTTAAACTTTGAACTTTCACAAATTGATAAATCTGTAGATGAGAGTCTTTCGACCGTAAACCTGAAGGGACTTGAAGAGTATCCTCCTCTGGGATTGTCTTTTGGTCAGCAAAAACGTACTACCATTGCGGCAGTCCTTGCCATGCGGTCAAAGATCTTGATCATGGATGAGCCGACCGCCGGGCAGGATTTTGCGAACTACACACGCTTCATGGAGGCATTGTGCAGTTCGTCGAACGGCGCGCAATCCATCCTCTCTGCGCATTTCGATTCGACCCTCTTCATTACGCACGACCTTGACCTTGCGGTCACGTATGCAAACCGGGTTTTGCTTTTTGGTGACAAACATATTGTTGCAGATGGTGCACCTGAAGAAGTTCTGAAGGATATCGATGTTCTTTTGAAATATCGTGTGCGGCCCACTTCGCTTCTTCGCCTTAACCTGGAATTGCTCCCGCAGACGGGAGGATTCCTGCCGGCTGAATCACTGGCGGGCTTCGCTTCGTGA
- a CDS encoding acetyl-CoA C-acyltransferase translates to MTSKEAVIVSAVRTPIGKAKRGGLATVRPDELGAAVLKELLNRTPNLDPAQIEDVVLGCAFPEGEQGMNFARTISIRAGLPDTVPAETINRYCSSGVQSIAHIANAIQAGQIEIGIGGGVESMSMVPMMGYKFSPNPHFAQELPHYYTNMGLTAENVAAKYGITREQQDEFALRSNLKAAHAVESGLFDPELLPIAVELTEYADGRTVKKNFTVKRDEGPRGDSTIEGLAKLKPAFKDGGTVTAGNSSQMSDGASAVMVMSAEKASELGLRPLVRFISFAVGGVPPELMGIGPVAAIPKALKLAGLPMNDIDLIELNEAFAAQSLAVIQTLEMDPDKINVNGGAIALGHPLGCTGSKLTTQLIYEMGRRKSKYGMVTMCIGGGMGAAAIFENLQN, encoded by the coding sequence ATGACATCAAAAGAAGCCGTGATCGTAAGCGCAGTCCGTACGCCCATTGGCAAAGCCAAACGCGGCGGACTTGCAACGGTTCGTCCAGATGAACTTGGCGCGGCGGTCCTCAAAGAATTGCTGAACCGCACACCGAATCTTGACCCTGCTCAAATCGAAGATGTCGTGCTCGGCTGCGCCTTTCCCGAAGGCGAGCAGGGCATGAATTTCGCGCGTACCATTTCCATCCGCGCGGGTCTGCCTGATACCGTCCCTGCCGAAACCATCAACCGCTACTGCTCGTCGGGTGTGCAGTCCATCGCGCATATTGCCAACGCAATTCAGGCGGGGCAAATCGAGATCGGAATCGGCGGTGGCGTTGAGTCCATGTCCATGGTGCCGATGATGGGGTACAAGTTTTCGCCCAATCCGCACTTCGCGCAAGAACTCCCGCACTACTACACCAACATGGGACTCACCGCCGAAAACGTCGCGGCGAAGTATGGCATCACCCGCGAACAGCAGGATGAATTCGCGCTTCGCTCCAACCTGAAGGCTGCTCATGCCGTAGAGAGCGGACTCTTCGACCCCGAACTTTTACCCATCGCCGTCGAACTGACCGAATATGCCGACGGCAGGACCGTCAAAAAGAATTTCACCGTCAAGCGTGATGAAGGTCCGCGCGGCGACTCGACCATTGAGGGGCTTGCCAAACTCAAGCCCGCTTTCAAAGATGGTGGCACGGTCACAGCGGGCAATTCATCCCAAATGTCCGATGGCGCTTCGGCGGTAATGGTCATGTCCGCGGAGAAGGCATCAGAGTTGGGATTGCGTCCGTTGGTGCGATTCATTTCCTTTGCAGTGGGAGGCGTCCCGCCTGAGTTGATGGGAATCGGTCCTGTAGCGGCGATTCCCAAAGCGTTGAAACTGGCGGGCTTGCCCATGAATGATATTGACCTGATAGAATTGAATGAAGCCTTCGCCGCGCAGTCACTGGCGGTTATCCAGACGCTTGAAATGGATCCCGACAAGATCAACGTCAACGGCGGCGCCATCGCACTTGGGCATCCGCTGGGCTGCACAGGCTCCAAGCTCACCACGCAGTTGATCTACGAAATGGGCCGCCGTAAATCCAAGTATGGCATGGTCACCATGTGTATCGGCGGCGGCATGGGCGCAGCGGCGATCTTTGAAAATCTGCAAAACTAA
- a CDS encoding energy-coupling factor transporter transmembrane component T — MLVTWKYRPRNTFIQRLDPRTRFIFMFSIIFGLTIPEIWDFRIILPLFLVSLTLYLLARIEWKDVRRVWIFIFIFLTLIIGLNALLSGRGGPSSVTSIPSPVLFYVPILSSFGWEVPITVSKAWFAINQMMRMLTMAILAIPIPYTVDPNIYGTAFKRMGASDKVSFTMDLAFRFLPTFARDFIITMDAQRARGYEMDKLKGGLVARIQRLAPLIIPVVMQSTVTGEEVIDAMDLRAFGTARRTWLKNLTYARWDYIILGLGVSIFITCCVLKWVFGIGGYFVPDFFTNLLVG, encoded by the coding sequence ATGCTGGTCACCTGGAAGTACCGTCCGCGCAATACGTTCATCCAACGACTGGACCCTCGCACCAGATTCATTTTTATGTTCAGCATCATCTTTGGGCTGACCATTCCTGAAATCTGGGATTTCCGTATCATCCTTCCGCTGTTCCTCGTCTCGCTGACCCTGTACCTGCTTGCCCGCATCGAGTGGAAGGATGTGCGTCGTGTCTGGATCTTTATTTTCATATTCCTCACCCTCATTATTGGCTTGAACGCTTTGCTCTCGGGTCGCGGCGGTCCGTCTTCGGTGACCAGCATTCCCTCCCCTGTTTTGTTCTACGTCCCAATTCTCAGTTCATTTGGCTGGGAAGTTCCGATCACGGTTTCCAAGGCCTGGTTTGCCATCAACCAAATGATGCGCATGTTGACCATGGCGATCCTTGCCATTCCCATCCCGTATACGGTGGATCCGAATATTTATGGAACGGCATTCAAGCGCATGGGCGCTTCGGACAAGGTTTCGTTTACGATGGACTTGGCATTCCGCTTCCTGCCGACCTTTGCGCGCGACTTCATCATAACCATGGATGCCCAGCGCGCCCGCGGCTATGAAATGGACAAATTGAAAGGGGGATTAGTGGCTCGAATTCAGCGACTTGCACCATTGATCATTCCGGTCGTGATGCAGTCCACTGTAACGGGTGAGGAGGTTATTGATGCGATGGATTTGCGTGCCTTTGGCACTGCCCGGCGGACGTGGCTGAAGAATTTGACGTACGCCCGCTGGGATTATATTATCCTTGGTCTCGGCGTGTCGATTTTCATCACTTGTTGTGTTTTAAAATGGGTTTTTGGGATAGGTGGTTATTTCGTGCCTGACTTTTTCACCAACCTGTTGGTTGGATAG
- a CDS encoding ECF transporter S component — translation MNDKSTWEFGTRQVVYGAIGAALYGVFSWATNIFPLPAAGNVTFRPAIAVLIFFAVAYGPWVGLLAGFIGNTLGDGLTGWGFYWHWSLGNGLIGLVAGLAMAGISDFKARSDILKAVGWGIAGIVVGMLFASLTEMWVGGIDLNTALFGYFTPAFLGNTVVTVILLPILMVAFAAVAARRGR, via the coding sequence ATGAACGACAAAAGCACCTGGGAATTTGGAACCCGCCAAGTTGTATACGGCGCAATCGGGGCTGCCCTGTACGGCGTTTTTTCATGGGCGACCAATATTTTCCCCCTGCCCGCGGCTGGCAACGTCACCTTCCGCCCTGCGATCGCTGTCCTGATCTTTTTTGCTGTGGCCTATGGTCCATGGGTTGGTTTGCTGGCTGGCTTCATCGGTAACACACTTGGTGACGGGTTGACCGGATGGGGCTTCTATTGGCACTGGAGCCTGGGCAATGGTTTGATCGGGCTTGTTGCAGGTCTGGCCATGGCTGGCATCAGCGACTTCAAAGCCCGCAGCGACATCCTGAAGGCGGTCGGCTGGGGTATTGCCGGCATTGTGGTGGGCATGTTATTCGCATCGCTGACCGAGATGTGGGTGGGCGGCATTGATCTCAATACGGCTTTGTTCGGATACTTTACGCCCGCCTTCCTTGGCAACACGGTCGTCACTGTGATCCTCCTGCCCATCCTGATGGTCGCGTTCGCCGCGGTCGCAGCCCGCAGAGGCCGCTAG
- a CDS encoding DUF1684 domain-containing protein produces the protein MSYEKTITDWRKERDKNIRQENGWLSLAGLFWLKPGKNRIGSDPSSEIILPARFPSNMGHVEYNEKSVSLHVEPNAKVKVNDQVIESVILQPDISEAPSYINLQDVQLVVIQRGNRLGMRMWDNKREQRRSFPARTWYDIDKNFRVPATFTAYERPKMAIFADLAGEKAEFPVEGYLSFEFNGKQYKLDVNREDDNKLFIRFWDPTSEDETCPNGRYLVADSDADGRIFLDFNKAYNPPCAFTEYATCVFAPEQNHLDFRVTAGETYRRQK, from the coding sequence ATGAGCTACGAAAAGACCATAACGGATTGGCGCAAGGAACGGGATAAAAACATCCGCCAGGAAAACGGCTGGCTTTCGCTGGCGGGTCTTTTCTGGTTGAAACCCGGAAAGAATCGGATCGGTTCCGACCCGTCATCAGAAATAATTCTTCCGGCGCGTTTTCCATCCAACATGGGCCACGTTGAATACAACGAGAAATCCGTTTCCCTGCATGTGGAGCCGAACGCAAAAGTAAAGGTCAACGATCAGGTCATCGAATCTGTCATCCTGCAACCCGATATTTCCGAAGCCCCAAGCTATATAAATCTACAGGATGTCCAGCTCGTCGTGATACAACGCGGCAACAGACTCGGCATGCGCATGTGGGACAACAAACGCGAGCAGCGGCGCTCCTTCCCCGCCCGCACCTGGTACGACATTGATAAAAATTTTCGCGTCCCTGCCACCTTTACCGCATACGAACGCCCGAAAATGGCCATCTTCGCAGACCTTGCCGGCGAAAAGGCGGAGTTTCCGGTCGAAGGCTATCTGTCCTTCGAATTTAATGGAAAACAATATAAACTTGATGTCAACAGGGAGGACGACAACAAGCTCTTCATCCGCTTTTGGGATCCCACCAGCGAAGACGAAACCTGTCCCAACGGACGCTATCTCGTTGCAGACAGCGATGCGGATGGCCGCATCTTCCTCGACTTCAATAAAGCCTATAACCCGCCCTGCGCCTTCACCGAGTACGCAACCTGCGTTTTTGCCCCCGAGCAGAACCACCTCGATTTCAGGGTAACGGCGGGTGAAACGTATAGAAGGCAAAAATAA
- the thrB gene encoding homoserine kinase, whose protein sequence is MSRMIKIRVPATSANLGPGFDCMGLALDIWNEITFEPAERITYHVEGEGAQKFNKGSRNLLTKAFLRLHEVCGKRAGGVDIKSRNEIFVSSGLGSSAAAIVGGLFGANEILGNPLDANELLVIATEMEGHPDNAAPALFGGLVVSIVKQAHIITRRYDVPEMMILIVTPQVEWLTKTARAVLPKSFSRSDALFNIGRAALVVDALRSGDLNLLQKVMDDRIHQPYRLKHINGGTAAIKAARQLGAAALSGAGPSIIAFIPPENAEHARTEICNGFEERGVETRSLTTNPSNSGTQRI, encoded by the coding sequence ATGTCCCGCATGATAAAAATCCGAGTCCCGGCCACATCTGCAAATCTGGGTCCCGGCTTCGATTGCATGGGGCTTGCGCTGGATATCTGGAATGAAATCACCTTCGAGCCTGCGGAAAGAATCACATATCACGTCGAGGGCGAGGGCGCGCAGAAATTCAACAAAGGCTCGCGGAATCTATTGACGAAGGCTTTTCTCCGTCTGCATGAAGTGTGCGGGAAGCGGGCGGGCGGCGTTGACATTAAGTCCCGCAACGAAATATTCGTCAGCAGCGGACTCGGCTCGAGCGCGGCAGCGATCGTCGGCGGGTTGTTTGGTGCGAATGAAATACTGGGAAATCCGCTGGATGCGAATGAACTGCTGGTGATTGCAACAGAAATGGAGGGGCATCCCGATAACGCTGCGCCTGCCTTGTTTGGGGGATTGGTCGTTTCGATCGTGAAGCAGGCTCATATCATCACGCGCCGGTATGATGTTCCCGAAATGATGATTTTAATCGTCACACCGCAGGTGGAATGGCTGACAAAAACGGCACGTGCGGTTCTACCGAAATCTTTTTCACGCAGCGATGCGCTCTTCAATATCGGGCGTGCCGCACTGGTCGTGGATGCGCTCCGCAGCGGGGATTTGAACCTGCTCCAAAAGGTGATGGATGACCGCATTCACCAGCCGTACCGCTTGAAGCACATCAACGGCGGGACAGCGGCAATCAAGGCTGCCAGGCAGCTCGGCGCAGCAGCTCTTTCCGGAGCGGGTCCATCCATCATTGCATTCATCCCGCCTGAAAATGCAGAGCACGCAAGGACAGAGATATGCAATGGGTTTGAAGAACGCGGGGTTGAGACCAGATCCCTCACTACTAATCCAAGCAATTCAGGAACTCAGCGAATATAA
- the thrC gene encoding threonine synthase produces MTYQGLIHHYGRYLDLPAHTQTVSLLEGNTPLIPMPRLSKELSCELFIKFEGVNPTGSFKDRGMTAAISEAAGRGVQTVICASTGNTAASAAAYAARAGLRSIVLIPEGKVAVGKLAGAIAYGAEVIQIQGSFDDALSLVVEITQKTPIALVNSINPYRIEGQKTSAFEICDVLGLAPDWLCLPVGNAGNITSYWAGFKQYQKGLPQILGVQAAGAAPLVLGHPVEKPETVATAIRIGKPARGEQALEAAQQSNGKIIVVSDAEILDAQRTLASEGVWVEPASAAGLAGLMAEAAVGKFEAKGKRVVVVCTGHGMKDPSIITESFQSLKITPAVYAALAALIEVR; encoded by the coding sequence ATGACCTATCAGGGCTTGATCCATCACTACGGGCGGTATCTTGACTTACCCGCCCATACCCAGACTGTTTCCCTGCTCGAAGGCAATACGCCGTTGATCCCCATGCCTCGATTGAGCAAAGAGTTGAGTTGTGAGTTATTTATTAAGTTTGAAGGTGTGAATCCCACGGGCTCGTTCAAGGACCGCGGTATGACCGCCGCCATCAGTGAAGCAGCGGGGCGCGGCGTGCAGACTGTCATCTGCGCTTCGACGGGCAACACCGCGGCATCCGCCGCCGCGTATGCCGCGCGGGCAGGCTTGCGCTCCATTGTGTTGATTCCCGAAGGCAAGGTCGCGGTTGGTAAACTTGCGGGCGCAATTGCCTATGGCGCGGAAGTGATTCAAATCCAGGGTTCGTTCGATGATGCGCTTTCGCTCGTTGTGGAAATTACTCAAAAGACCCCGATCGCGTTGGTCAATTCCATCAATCCATACCGCATCGAAGGGCAAAAGACCTCTGCGTTTGAGATCTGTGATGTGCTTGGTCTGGCGCCTGACTGGCTATGCCTGCCTGTCGGTAACGCAGGGAATATCACCTCGTATTGGGCAGGATTCAAGCAATACCAAAAGGGGCTTCCGCAAATACTTGGCGTACAGGCGGCGGGAGCCGCTCCGCTGGTGCTGGGACATCCCGTAGAGAAGCCAGAGACGGTCGCTACTGCCATTCGCATAGGCAAGCCAGCGCGCGGGGAGCAGGCCTTGGAGGCGGCGCAACAATCCAACGGGAAAATCATCGTCGTTTCTGATGCGGAGATTCTAGATGCCCAACGCACCCTCGCATCGGAAGGGGTGTGGGTGGAGCCGGCGTCCGCTGCGGGGCTGGCTGGCTTGATGGCAGAAGCCGCCGTCGGTAAGTTTGAGGCGAAAGGAAAGAGAGTTGTGGTCGTCTGCACTGGGCATGGGATGAAGGATCCGTCCATTATCACCGAGTCGTTCCAATCCCTAAAAATTACCCCGGCAGTTTATGCGGCTTTGGCGGCTTTGATCGAAGTCAGATAG
- a CDS encoding TerC family protein encodes MDFSWVFTPETLIAFLTLVALELVLGVDNVIFISILAGKLPQEQQQRARTTGISLAVIMRIVLLFSISWIISLEEPLFHLPLFDVGISGRDLILLAGGLFLLGKSTYEIHEKLEGHEGHASAKVAATFGSVIIQILLLDVVFSLDSVITAVGMVQHIEIMVAAVLISAVVMIFTAGPIGSFVERHPTIKILALSFLLLIGFTLVVEGLHQHIPKGYIYFAMGFSIFVEMINLRLRGKSAEPVALRVPYTSEAKKLARIAVKAASAGKTKAKPKTKK; translated from the coding sequence ATGGATTTTAGCTGGGTTTTCACCCCCGAAACGCTGATTGCGTTCCTCACCCTTGTCGCGCTGGAGCTGGTGCTCGGCGTGGATAACGTCATCTTCATCTCCATCCTCGCGGGCAAACTTCCGCAGGAACAGCAGCAGCGCGCGCGCACCACGGGCATCAGCCTCGCTGTGATCATGCGTATTGTTCTGCTTTTTTCGATATCGTGGATCATCAGTCTCGAGGAACCGTTGTTTCATCTGCCGCTGTTCGACGTCGGGATCTCGGGACGCGACCTGATTTTGCTGGCAGGCGGGTTATTCCTCTTGGGCAAAAGCACTTATGAGATCCACGAGAAACTCGAAGGGCACGAGGGACACGCCTCCGCAAAGGTTGCCGCCACATTCGGCAGTGTGATCATCCAGATCTTATTGCTGGACGTCGTTTTCTCCCTGGATTCGGTCATCACTGCGGTCGGAATGGTTCAACACATCGAGATCATGGTGGCGGCGGTTTTGATTTCCGCGGTGGTGATGATCTTCACGGCGGGTCCCATCGGCAGTTTTGTCGAACGGCATCCCACCATTAAGATTCTCGCTTTAAGTTTTCTCCTGCTGATCGGCTTTACGCTCGTGGTCGAGGGGTTGCACCAGCACATTCCCAAAGGCTATATTTATTTCGCAATGGGGTTCTCTATTTTTGTGGAAATGATCAACCTGCGACTACGCGGCAAATCAGCAGAGCCTGTTGCTTTGCGCGTGCCATATACGTCCGAAGCAAAGAAACTGGCGCGTATTGCTGTCAAGGCGGCTTCTGCAGGGAAGACAAAAGCCAAACCGAAGACAAAAAAGTAA
- a CDS encoding ATP-binding protein — MKGKTDATLAPAVLRKFPLFSPFSEDQLGKIAETALLLSITADTVVFRQGEDSGAMYMILEGAVKVEYEDLEGGTIAVGDLCRYESFGEIAMLSREPLRVTVRTTADSEFLVIDRDLLLGIIRTSAPEEIIAVLSALSEQIRQAQDRESRLELLHRTLALQMEVEKQRALTQMVAGVAHEINTPLGVINTAVSIMARELASPQEMTIQRAADIAESLEVMRRNVERAHRLVQEFKKISVSQLADEKESFDIVAAIEDTVELVMVNLRRSQISVNFNNRLPSEQQDWTGYRGILSQILINLLTNIERHAYPNGAGGVAEIMIDLKDDTQFVLTVRDNGEGIPKENQPRIFEPFFTTKRSNGGTGLGLAIVHNLVTSTLKGDIQLSEAGKGAEFIVTFPRVILD, encoded by the coding sequence ATGAAGGGAAAGACCGATGCCACGCTTGCCCCTGCCGTTTTGAGAAAATTTCCCCTTTTTTCTCCATTTTCAGAGGATCAACTTGGAAAGATTGCGGAGACTGCTCTGCTCCTTTCTATTACGGCGGATACAGTGGTTTTTCGCCAGGGGGAAGATTCAGGGGCGATGTATATGATTCTGGAAGGCGCTGTGAAGGTCGAGTACGAGGATCTGGAAGGGGGCACCATCGCGGTTGGGGACTTGTGCCGGTATGAGAGTTTTGGTGAGATCGCCATGCTCAGCAGAGAGCCGCTGCGGGTAACTGTACGAACAACAGCGGATTCTGAGTTCCTCGTCATTGACCGCGATCTGCTGCTGGGGATCATCCGTACATCAGCCCCCGAAGAGATAATTGCCGTGCTCTCAGCTTTAAGCGAGCAGATACGCCAGGCACAGGACCGCGAATCCAGGCTGGAGTTGTTGCACCGGACGCTTGCGCTGCAGATGGAAGTTGAGAAACAGCGCGCACTTACCCAGATGGTGGCCGGTGTGGCGCATGAGATCAATACGCCGCTGGGAGTGATTAATACGGCTGTAAGCATCATGGCACGCGAACTGGCTTCGCCGCAGGAAATGACGATACAGCGTGCGGCGGATATCGCCGAATCGCTTGAGGTGATGCGCCGCAATGTGGAGCGCGCTCATCGTCTGGTGCAGGAATTTAAGAAGATCTCGGTCAGCCAGCTGGCGGACGAAAAGGAGTCGTTTGATATTGTGGCGGCAATCGAGGATACGGTTGAGCTGGTGATGGTCAACCTGCGGCGCAGCCAGATATCGGTCAACTTTAACAACAGGTTGCCGTCCGAACAGCAGGATTGGACCGGCTACCGCGGGATCCTTTCTCAAATTTTGATCAATTTGTTGACAAATATCGAACGGCATGCATACCCCAATGGTGCAGGCGGAGTTGCCGAGATCATGATTGATCTGAAGGATGACACGCAATTTGTGTTAACCGTGCGTGATAACGGCGAGGGGATTCCCAAAGAGAACCAGCCTCGAATTTTTGAACCATTCTTTACCACAAAGCGTTCCAATGGGGGCACGGGCCTGGGCCTTGCCATTGTCCACAACCTTGTGACAAGCACCCTAAAGGGCGATATCCAGCTCTCTGAAGCGGGGAAAGGCGCGGAATTCATTGTCACGTTTCCACGCGTAATCTTGGATTGA